The following are encoded together in the Thalassolituus oleivorans MIL-1 genome:
- a CDS encoding 3-deoxy-7-phosphoheptulonate synthase yields the protein MKTNDVVQYFKTKSAIAKACTDDGWKLTSAAVSQWGDEPPLGRQKQIEALTNGTLRANADQATAAKQNTDLTSPKAPGTDMTDNRVEDLNIESIVPLITPNQLKKEMPITDAAIASVCKGRQVVRDILDRKDHRIFVVIGPCSIHDVEAAKDYAMRLRELAEEVSDTLYLIMRVYFEKPRTTVGWKGLINDPYMNDTFKIHDGLHISRKLLIDLAELGLPLSTEALDPISPQYLQDLITWSAIGARTTESQTHREMASGLSSAVGFKNGTDGSLTVATNALMSVANPHRFLGIDQAGSVSIVSTKGNPYGHVVLRGGGGKPNYDSVNVAQAEQALDKSDLMKNIMVDCSHENSNKNPALQPLVMDNVSNQILDGNKSIIGLMVESNIKHGRQNIPANLCDLEYGLSVTDGCISWEETEEAIRTMRAKLKDVLPTRGKP from the coding sequence ATGAAAACAAACGATGTCGTTCAATACTTCAAAACCAAAAGCGCCATCGCAAAAGCGTGTACCGATGACGGCTGGAAGCTAACCAGCGCTGCCGTATCCCAATGGGGGGATGAGCCTCCACTTGGCCGTCAGAAACAGATTGAAGCATTAACCAACGGAACATTACGTGCGAATGCGGACCAAGCAACCGCAGCGAAGCAAAATACAGACCTCACCAGCCCAAAAGCGCCAGGAACCGATATGACCGACAATCGCGTAGAAGATCTCAATATTGAATCGATCGTCCCGCTGATTACTCCAAATCAGCTAAAAAAAGAAATGCCTATTACGGATGCTGCCATCGCGAGTGTATGCAAAGGCCGCCAAGTCGTCCGTGACATCCTTGATCGCAAAGACCACCGCATATTCGTTGTGATCGGGCCTTGTTCAATTCACGATGTTGAAGCGGCAAAAGATTACGCCATGCGTCTGCGTGAATTAGCAGAAGAAGTAAGCGACACTTTATACTTGATCATGCGTGTTTACTTCGAAAAGCCACGCACGACAGTAGGCTGGAAAGGTTTAATCAACGACCCATACATGAATGATACGTTCAAAATTCATGATGGCCTGCATATTTCGCGCAAGCTATTGATCGATTTAGCTGAACTCGGCTTGCCTCTATCGACTGAAGCGCTGGATCCTATTTCGCCACAGTACTTACAAGACTTAATTACTTGGTCAGCAATTGGCGCACGTACTACCGAATCGCAAACTCATCGCGAAATGGCTTCTGGATTATCATCGGCTGTCGGATTCAAAAACGGCACTGACGGTAGCTTAACAGTGGCAACCAACGCCTTAATGTCAGTCGCTAACCCTCATCGTTTTCTGGGTATTGATCAGGCTGGCAGCGTGTCGATTGTCTCTACTAAAGGCAACCCATACGGTCACGTTGTGTTGCGCGGCGGTGGCGGCAAACCAAACTATGACTCAGTGAATGTTGCCCAAGCAGAGCAAGCGCTGGATAAATCGGATCTTATGAAAAACATCATGGTTGATTGCAGCCATGAAAACTCAAACAAGAATCCGGCATTGCAGCCACTGGTAATGGACAACGTCAGTAATCAAATACTCGATGGCAACAAATCTATTATTGGCTTAATGGTTGAATCAAACATCAAGCACGGTCGCCAGAATATCCCCGCCAATCTGTGTGATTTGGAATACGGCCTATCAGTAACCGATGGCTGTATTAGCTGGGAAGAAACTGAAGAAGCTATTCGCACTATGCGCGCTAAATTGAAAGATGTATTGCCAACTCGCGGCAAGCCATAA
- a CDS encoding helix-turn-helix domain-containing protein, translated as MTQNLLTTEQVCDILGLKPVTVKRYAKEGLLDSIPDKGKLLFEEEKVNKFKALQAKLR; from the coding sequence GTGACGCAAAATCTACTAACCACAGAGCAAGTTTGTGACATTCTTGGCTTAAAGCCAGTAACAGTGAAGCGCTATGCCAAAGAAGGCCTTCTCGATAGCATTCCTGACAAAGGAAAACTGCTGTTTGAAGAAGAGAAAGTAAACAAGTTTAAAGCGCTTCAAGCCAAGCTTCGCTAA
- a CDS encoding sulfite exporter TauE/SafE family protein: MDILLYIAAGAAVGLIVGITGIGGGALMTPLLLMFGFPPHVAVGTDLLYASLTKATGAWSHHQQQHVRWGLVRLLALGSIPSAIVTGIALTYLFTDADDYGHLLKNTLGVMLILTAVVILLRVRIQRYAQRYNNRNLARYRPAATITMGVLLGIFVTLSSVGAGAIGTAVLMMLYPALRSTHIVGTDIAHAVPLTLTGGLIHMHMGNVDFFLLGSLLIGSIPAIHIGAILSRKMPEKLLKPLLASLLMILGAKYAFF; encoded by the coding sequence ATGGATATTTTGTTATATATAGCCGCCGGTGCAGCCGTTGGTCTGATCGTCGGCATTACCGGAATTGGCGGTGGGGCATTAATGACACCACTGCTACTTATGTTTGGTTTTCCACCGCACGTTGCCGTTGGCACAGACCTACTTTACGCCTCTCTCACCAAAGCAACAGGAGCGTGGAGTCATCACCAACAGCAGCATGTGCGCTGGGGCCTAGTTCGTCTGTTAGCCCTTGGTAGCATTCCTTCTGCAATCGTAACTGGCATTGCACTTACGTATCTTTTCACCGACGCAGATGACTATGGCCACCTTCTCAAAAACACATTAGGTGTAATGCTGATACTGACTGCCGTTGTTATCTTGCTGCGAGTTCGCATTCAGCGCTACGCTCAGCGCTATAATAATCGCAACTTAGCGCGTTATCGACCAGCAGCAACAATCACCATGGGCGTTCTCCTCGGTATTTTTGTCACCCTATCCTCTGTTGGCGCTGGCGCCATTGGCACGGCAGTTTTAATGATGCTTTACCCAGCATTACGATCGACCCACATTGTCGGAACGGATATTGCGCACGCCGTACCTTTAACCCTCACTGGCGGACTGATTCATATGCACATGGGGAACGTCGACTTTTTCCTATTAGGATCACTCCTCATTGGTTCCATTCCAGCGATCCATATCGGCGCCATCCTGAGTCGCAAAATGCCAGAAAAATTATTAAAGCCATTACTCGCGAGTTTACTCATGATACTTGGCGCTAAATACGCCTTCTTCTAA
- the cysB gene encoding HTH-type transcriptional regulator CysB, with translation MKLQQLRYIWEVAHHDLNVSATAQVLYTSQPGISKQIRLLEDELGVEIFARSGKHLTRITPAGESILQVAGEILRKVESIKQVAQEYSDERRGSLSISTTHTQARYALPGVIEGFMKHYPDVSLHMHQGTPMQIAEMAANGTTDFAIATEAMELFGDLIMMPCYRWNRSILVPKNHPLAQHPKPSLEQVAAYPLVTYVFGFTGRSKLDEAFKSRGLTPRIAFTAADSDVIKTYVRLGVGIGIVATMAVDKDLDEDLVALDASHLFASSVTKVGFRKGTFLRGFMFDFIAAFAPHLTREVIEKAAQCHNRQELDALFANVDLPLH, from the coding sequence ATGAAGCTACAGCAATTGCGTTATATCTGGGAGGTAGCTCACCACGATCTAAATGTATCAGCGACCGCTCAAGTACTTTACACATCTCAGCCAGGCATCAGTAAGCAGATTCGTTTGTTAGAAGACGAGTTAGGTGTTGAGATTTTTGCTCGTAGTGGCAAGCATCTAACCCGCATTACTCCGGCAGGGGAGTCGATTCTGCAGGTGGCAGGCGAAATACTACGAAAAGTAGAAAGCATTAAGCAGGTGGCTCAAGAGTACAGTGATGAGCGCCGCGGAAGCTTGTCGATATCGACGACGCATACTCAGGCTCGCTATGCTTTGCCGGGTGTAATCGAAGGTTTTATGAAGCACTATCCTGATGTGTCCTTACACATGCACCAGGGCACTCCAATGCAGATTGCAGAGATGGCTGCCAATGGCACTACTGATTTTGCGATAGCGACAGAAGCCATGGAGTTGTTTGGTGATTTGATTATGATGCCTTGCTATCGCTGGAATCGAAGTATTCTTGTCCCTAAAAATCATCCCTTGGCGCAACATCCTAAGCCGTCGTTGGAGCAAGTTGCAGCTTATCCCTTAGTCACTTATGTGTTTGGCTTTACTGGGCGCTCGAAACTGGATGAGGCATTTAAAAGTCGTGGTTTAACCCCTCGTATTGCTTTTACTGCAGCGGATTCTGATGTCATCAAAACCTATGTGCGTCTTGGTGTTGGTATCGGTATTGTCGCTACAATGGCGGTGGATAAGGATTTAGATGAGGATCTTGTGGCTTTGGATGCAAGTCATTTGTTTGCTTCCAGTGTGACCAAGGTTGGTTTCCGTAAGGGGACATTCTTGCGCGGCTTTATGTTTGATTTTATTGCTGCCTTTGCTCCTCATTTAACGCGTGAAGTCATCGAAAAAGCGGCTCAGTGCCATAATCGTCAGGAATTAGATGCTTTGTTTGCTAATGTTGATTTGCCTCTCCATTAG
- a CDS encoding phosphoadenylyl-sulfate reductase, translating to MNNDLKALNEAFTDKRPKDLIRHALEQHSAIGVSFSGAEDVILVDMAVKLNANVDIFTLDTGRLHPETYEFIEKVRSHYGIKIDIRTPEQQALQTFVREKGLFSFYEDGHQECCGVRKIAPLKAKLATLDAWITGQRRDQSPGTRNDVNLIEIDSAFQGANGELTKYNPLALWTSAQVWEYIKIFDVPFNSLHQQGFVSIGCQPCTRATLPNQHEREGRWWWEGASHKECGLHAGNIISKG from the coding sequence ATGAATAACGACTTAAAGGCACTAAACGAAGCCTTCACTGATAAACGCCCCAAAGATCTAATTCGCCACGCACTCGAACAACATAGTGCTATTGGAGTTTCCTTCAGCGGTGCTGAAGATGTCATATTGGTCGATATGGCAGTGAAATTGAACGCAAACGTCGATATTTTCACTTTAGATACAGGGCGTCTACACCCTGAAACCTATGAATTTATAGAGAAAGTGCGCAGTCATTACGGAATCAAAATTGACATCCGTACGCCAGAACAACAAGCACTGCAGACATTTGTGCGCGAAAAAGGCCTCTTTAGTTTTTACGAAGATGGCCATCAAGAATGTTGCGGCGTACGTAAAATCGCCCCTCTAAAAGCCAAGCTAGCGACATTGGATGCATGGATCACAGGCCAGCGCCGTGACCAGAGCCCAGGGACTCGCAATGATGTGAACTTGATAGAAATAGACAGCGCCTTTCAAGGAGCAAACGGCGAGCTAACCAAGTACAACCCTCTTGCACTTTGGACTTCAGCGCAGGTGTGGGAATACATCAAGATATTCGACGTGCCATTTAATAGCTTGCACCAGCAAGGCTTCGTCAGCATTGGCTGTCAGCCTTGTACACGCGCGACACTGCCGAATCAGCATGAACGCGAAGGCCGTTGGTGGTGGGAAGGTGCCAGCCACAAAGAATGCGGACTGCACGCAGGCAACATCATCAGTAAAGGCTAA
- the thrH gene encoding bifunctional phosphoserine phosphatase/homoserine phosphotransferase ThrH: MEIACLDLEGVLVPEIWIEFAEKTGIDALKATTRDIPDYDVLMKQRLGLLDQHGFKLQDIQDVIATLKPLDGAVEFVDWLRERFQVIILSDTFYEFSQPLMRQLGFPTLFCHRLITDETGRVTDYKLRQADPKRQSIRALQTIYYRTIAAGDSYNDTTMLAEADAGILFHAPQNVIDEFPQFPAVHTYEDLKKEFIKASNRDLTL, translated from the coding sequence ATGGAAATCGCATGTTTAGATCTTGAGGGTGTTCTGGTTCCGGAAATCTGGATCGAGTTTGCAGAAAAGACCGGTATTGATGCGCTCAAGGCGACGACGCGAGATATTCCGGATTACGACGTATTAATGAAGCAGCGTTTGGGCTTGCTTGATCAGCATGGCTTTAAGTTACAGGACATTCAGGATGTTATCGCAACTTTAAAACCTTTGGATGGGGCTGTTGAGTTTGTAGACTGGTTGCGTGAGCGTTTTCAAGTGATCATCTTGTCGGATACGTTTTATGAATTTTCTCAGCCGTTGATGCGCCAGTTGGGTTTTCCAACCTTGTTCTGTCACCGTTTGATTACCGATGAAACTGGGCGAGTGACGGATTACAAACTTCGCCAGGCTGATCCAAAGCGTCAATCTATTCGTGCATTGCAAACTATTTATTACCGTACGATTGCGGCCGGCGATTCCTACAATGATACGACGATGCTAGCCGAAGCTGACGCAGGGATTTTGTTTCACGCCCCGCAAAATGTGATCGACGAGTTTCCACAATTCCCAGCGGTTCATACCTACGAAGATTTGAAGAAAGAATTCATCAAGGCCAGTAATCGCGATTTGACGTTGTAA
- the pabB gene encoding aminodeoxychorismate synthase component I gives MTHDKLPFTPAKLLNCLSFLEHPILLLNGLSGVNYTSLTVGQSSHPPRFAILGHKPLKSLKVVKDTDYSSLTVYPDTQTSTRFEQPEHFISGWAGIIHYPQSHASEPEGLFNYYDASIYLDFESDECFLLSHYPLTEERKKELSQLREIEPQKTAINARKWTPGWTKRQYQTAFERVQDYLLAGDCYQVNLAMPFFCGDDLTDTNPLPLLEAFDAPFSGFFKNDRYWIATVSPERFVKVENGIITTSPIKGTSPRHPDPKCDEANRNQLLASEKNQAENLMIVDLLRNDLSRSAEPHSVKVEKLFALESHANVHHMVSTITAKQKASLTPIDVVRNAFPGGSITGAPKVRAMQIIEELELQNRGAYCGSMGYFDDSGLTDFNILIRTITATKDGAVCWGGGGIVVDSTMDDEYQEILNKIGKILATPI, from the coding sequence ATGACACACGACAAACTCCCCTTTACACCAGCTAAGTTGTTGAATTGTTTAAGCTTTCTTGAGCATCCGATTTTACTACTCAATGGCCTTAGTGGTGTAAATTACACTTCCCTGACGGTTGGCCAATCTTCCCACCCCCCTAGATTCGCCATTTTGGGCCACAAGCCCTTAAAGTCCCTTAAGGTTGTTAAAGATACTGACTATTCCAGCCTTACTGTCTATCCAGACACGCAAACTAGTACGCGCTTTGAGCAGCCAGAGCACTTTATCTCTGGCTGGGCAGGTATCATTCATTACCCTCAATCACACGCCAGTGAACCCGAGGGGCTATTCAATTACTACGATGCATCTATATACCTAGATTTTGAAAGTGATGAATGCTTCCTGCTAAGTCACTACCCACTGACTGAAGAGCGTAAAAAAGAACTAAGCCAACTTCGAGAGATCGAGCCACAAAAAACTGCAATAAACGCAAGAAAATGGACTCCGGGCTGGACTAAGCGTCAATACCAAACAGCATTCGAGCGAGTTCAAGACTACCTGCTTGCTGGCGATTGCTATCAAGTTAACTTGGCTATGCCTTTCTTTTGCGGCGACGATCTAACAGATACCAATCCCCTCCCCTTATTAGAGGCATTCGACGCTCCTTTTTCCGGTTTTTTCAAAAACGATCGCTACTGGATTGCAACAGTATCTCCAGAACGATTCGTTAAGGTAGAAAATGGCATCATTACTACCAGCCCAATAAAAGGTACTAGCCCTCGCCATCCAGACCCTAAATGTGACGAAGCAAATCGCAATCAGCTTCTCGCCAGCGAAAAAAATCAAGCAGAGAACTTGATGATTGTAGATTTGTTAAGAAACGATTTAAGTAGATCTGCGGAGCCGCACAGCGTGAAGGTTGAAAAACTATTTGCGCTGGAGTCACATGCCAATGTGCACCATATGGTCAGTACCATTACTGCAAAACAGAAAGCGAGCCTTACCCCCATCGATGTTGTAAGAAATGCATTTCCGGGGGGCTCTATTACAGGCGCGCCCAAAGTTCGAGCAATGCAGATCATCGAGGAGCTTGAGCTACAAAACCGTGGGGCCTATTGCGGATCAATGGGATACTTTGATGATAGCGGTTTAACCGACTTCAATATTCTTATTCGGACGATTACGGCGACCAAAGATGGCGCTGTCTGCTGGGGAGGCGGAGGAATCGTTGTCGATTCAACCATGGACGACGAGTATCAAGAAATATTAAATAAAATAGGAAAGATTCTAGCGACACCTATTTAA
- a CDS encoding DUF6160 family protein, translating into MKFLKKASLAVSIAAVSFAANAELVAMDEATMSAATGQAGIDLNITLEGANAISIGEILYTDTDVADGGSLSLSTVTVGTDSGTLTIENVIDITSDGIMNIATSAVSGLKIGVGSVDLVNAAGANSGNLISGLSLSMDLGVSNTTIGKGTYDAAGVFTADTKTVIDSQSSFKITAGSLSALDGQVGVSGITFDNDGQNVEVDTTMWADASGFNIKVNSIAGDLTLGAVTLGGTTDATTGVFTAGPSIGSVGISNIQMAGATITVSGH; encoded by the coding sequence ATGAAATTTCTTAAAAAAGCTTCACTAGCAGTATCAATCGCTGCAGTATCTTTCGCTGCTAACGCTGAGTTGGTTGCTATGGATGAAGCGACTATGTCTGCTGCGACTGGTCAAGCTGGTATCGATTTGAACATTACATTGGAAGGCGCTAACGCTATTTCTATTGGTGAAATCCTTTACACTGATACTGATGTGGCTGATGGCGGTAGCTTGTCTCTAAGCACTGTTACTGTTGGTACTGACTCTGGTACTCTGACTATTGAAAACGTGATCGATATTACTTCAGACGGTATCATGAATATTGCTACTAGCGCTGTTTCTGGTCTTAAGATTGGTGTTGGTTCGGTTGATTTGGTTAATGCTGCTGGCGCTAACTCTGGTAATCTGATCTCAGGCTTGAGCTTGTCAATGGATTTGGGTGTGTCAAACACTACTATCGGTAAAGGTACTTATGATGCAGCTGGTGTTTTCACTGCTGACACTAAGACCGTGATCGATTCTCAGTCTTCTTTCAAGATTACTGCCGGTTCTTTGTCTGCACTTGACGGTCAAGTTGGCGTGAGCGGTATCACTTTTGATAACGACGGCCAGAACGTGGAAGTTGATACCACTATGTGGGCTGACGCAAGCGGCTTCAACATCAAAGTTAACAGCATTGCTGGTGACTTGACCCTAGGTGCAGTTACTCTAGGCGGCACAACTGACGCTACTACCGGCGTATTTACTGCAGGCCCATCAATTGGTTCTGTTGGTATCAGCAACATCCAAATGGCTGGTGCAACTATCACTGTATCTGGTCACTAA
- a CDS encoding C39 family peptidase, with translation MVHELAIVNDRQPGDTIVRVAVNEDYQQDQVVNVEPLSVKRFKNVVRQVYDYSCGSAALTTLLDYYLGRNFQERQVMEGLLRFGETERIVQRRGFSLLDMKRLVTALGHPSGGFKAEEEDLIALDHPAIAPIHYAGFKHFIVIRSVYEGRVYVADPALGNISFTLPRFLEIWDNNVLFIVFPNGHKPATGLELHEEDMRFVSDYIIAENTFREFPEFQIRSEHTISNQIYAMKDNAQTSFGPKLDADGKAVRNEDGNIVYEVLVETKADGADPDDFNTYVATDRSDVIEKHLRFRRK, from the coding sequence ATGGTGCACGAGCTGGCCATCGTGAACGATCGTCAGCCCGGCGATACCATCGTTCGTGTTGCGGTAAACGAAGATTATCAGCAAGATCAGGTAGTCAACGTGGAGCCACTCTCCGTTAAGCGTTTTAAAAACGTGGTACGTCAAGTCTATGATTATTCTTGTGGCTCTGCTGCATTAACAACCTTGTTGGATTACTACTTGGGTAGAAACTTCCAAGAGCGCCAAGTGATGGAAGGTTTGCTGCGCTTCGGCGAAACCGAGCGCATCGTTCAGCGTCGCGGTTTCTCACTGCTCGATATGAAGCGTTTGGTAACTGCGCTAGGACATCCATCTGGCGGGTTTAAGGCTGAAGAGGAGGATCTAATAGCTTTAGATCATCCTGCGATTGCGCCGATCCACTATGCAGGTTTCAAGCATTTCATTGTGATTCGTTCTGTATATGAAGGGCGCGTTTATGTGGCTGATCCAGCGTTGGGGAATATAAGTTTTACGTTGCCGAGATTTCTCGAAATTTGGGACAATAACGTTCTTTTTATAGTGTTTCCGAACGGCCACAAACCCGCAACCGGTCTAGAGTTGCACGAAGAAGATATGCGTTTTGTTTCTGATTATATTATTGCGGAAAATACTTTCCGTGAATTTCCTGAATTCCAAATTCGTAGCGAGCATACGATTAGCAATCAGATTTACGCGATGAAAGACAATGCTCAGACGAGCTTTGGACCTAAGTTAGATGCTGACGGTAAGGCAGTAAGAAATGAGGACGGAAATATCGTCTACGAGGTTCTCGTAGAAACGAAGGCTGATGGTGCCGATCCGGATGACTTCAATACATATGTTGCCACTGATCGCTCAGATGTAATTGAGAAGCACCTTCGCTTCCGCAGAAAATAA
- a CDS encoding OmpP1/FadL family transporter, with protein MRILLLVALLVPSLAKAELVQNLFIDTKAMSLGNAVTADPTGIMDIHFNPAGLTKLEGRQVQVQLQGVMLRSEASFALPKGYDDTESGLLPIHEDPVLNEGNSHADVAIYIPGYGLVGVPLPVLALPSAGISINPPGSKFTFANAVYAPMAAGFSKGDDDPGRYQAKTIALQRLTYLSPSFGYKVTDEFSVGAGLLFSHQAVALEQDIRAPNILVGVLEELQDAFGCFDAETGEPTGNDPLAPLLTLCGGNVGPFDDVGTLKINTTESLSPSFNLGLLWEPNGWFKFGVGYQSEATSQLKGDYDLEYTDEFADFFRNFRSSIIGAIGGAIFSLPTGNKRERGFVTTELTYPQHFQAGVAFQYFDVFHLNLDLGWTDYDKWDELYFEFDRDVSFLSTARTLSPDLVTSSTLTMPLNFKSVWNYKVGASWDLNSRIQLRAGLEPRKSSIPDDSRSLQAPIGFARLYGVGLGYQWDLDTVVDLSLSFMKSVQHIRADPQNAENFDDYPNSSNSLNRNCLTCVVTNPYPGLDIDTKLTIGAAGISFRTKF; from the coding sequence ATGCGAATTTTACTGTTGGTGGCATTGTTAGTACCGAGTCTTGCAAAAGCAGAACTCGTACAGAACCTGTTTATTGATACCAAGGCAATGTCGTTGGGTAACGCAGTGACTGCTGATCCAACTGGTATCATGGATATTCACTTCAACCCCGCCGGTTTGACGAAGCTGGAAGGGCGTCAGGTTCAGGTTCAGTTACAGGGTGTTATGTTGCGTTCTGAGGCTTCTTTTGCGCTGCCTAAAGGATATGACGATACCGAATCTGGGCTTTTGCCTATACATGAAGACCCAGTTTTGAATGAAGGCAATAGCCATGCTGATGTGGCTATTTATATCCCCGGATATGGTTTGGTTGGCGTTCCTTTACCTGTGTTGGCGTTGCCTTCGGCCGGTATATCTATTAATCCACCGGGCTCTAAATTCACATTTGCGAACGCTGTTTATGCGCCAATGGCTGCCGGCTTTTCAAAGGGTGATGATGATCCAGGGCGCTATCAGGCTAAAACGATTGCACTTCAGCGCTTAACTTATTTGTCTCCATCATTTGGTTACAAGGTGACTGATGAGTTTTCTGTGGGCGCAGGTCTGCTGTTTTCGCATCAGGCGGTTGCACTTGAGCAAGATATTCGCGCACCTAACATTCTGGTCGGCGTGCTTGAGGAGCTTCAAGATGCGTTTGGGTGTTTTGATGCTGAGACGGGTGAGCCTACCGGTAACGATCCGCTGGCGCCTTTATTGACGCTATGTGGCGGTAATGTTGGTCCATTTGATGATGTCGGTACTTTGAAGATTAACACTACTGAGAGTCTGTCACCCTCATTTAACCTTGGTTTGTTGTGGGAGCCGAATGGCTGGTTTAAGTTTGGCGTAGGCTATCAAAGTGAAGCAACGAGCCAATTGAAAGGCGATTATGACTTGGAATATACCGATGAATTTGCGGATTTCTTCCGTAATTTTAGGTCGTCTATTATTGGTGCTATTGGTGGGGCGATATTCTCATTGCCTACGGGTAATAAGCGAGAGCGAGGTTTTGTTACTACCGAACTGACATATCCTCAGCATTTTCAGGCCGGTGTGGCATTCCAGTATTTTGATGTTTTCCATCTGAATTTGGATTTAGGTTGGACCGACTACGATAAGTGGGATGAGCTGTATTTTGAGTTTGACCGCGATGTGAGCTTTTTATCGACAGCGAGAACCTTGTCTCCTGATTTGGTGACATCCTCTACTCTGACGATGCCGCTAAACTTTAAGAGTGTGTGGAATTATAAAGTGGGTGCATCTTGGGATCTTAACTCACGTATTCAGCTACGTGCAGGTTTGGAGCCTCGTAAGAGTTCTATTCCAGACGACTCTCGTAGTCTGCAGGCTCCTATTGGCTTTGCACGGTTGTACGGCGTTGGTTTAGGTTACCAGTGGGACTTGGATACTGTTGTAGACTTGTCTTTGAGCTTTATGAAGTCAGTTCAGCATATCCGTGCTGATCCACAAAATGCTGAGAATTTTGATGACTATCCTAATTCAAGTAATTCACTTAACCGGAACTGTTTAACATGTGTTGTGACCAACCCGTATCCAGGTCTGGATATCGACACCAAGCTAACCATTGGCGCCGCTGGTATCAGTTTCCGCACCAAGTTCTAA
- a CDS encoding alpha/beta fold hydrolase: MEHHPINIRTAVADTHAALLQYPHESKKHRRLVLLHGAGVAGELTWTFIANYLSEWDEVLIPDLPGMGASKFIGHKPWPVVADYVEAIRELLVALDWDCFDIAGYSFGGLVTADLLGDFTIGHCFLIEPAMLFSGDAVELRQRGEEYIRVAEHIAEAPDDSVPFFEFLDLVSPHRLKRGRADEITVQRLMGESQGFAQALHAVSDALLRGAGIFTRWMPKVSGASFVGELSYASMHGRHRLLAENANDWTYYAVPNADHSLVFMKPRWIARHMNERASSEGGVADQPAP, translated from the coding sequence ATGGAACATCACCCGATTAATATCCGCACGGCGGTAGCGGATACTCATGCCGCGTTATTGCAGTACCCGCACGAATCGAAAAAACATCGGCGTCTAGTTCTATTGCATGGTGCTGGCGTTGCCGGTGAGCTTACCTGGACCTTTATCGCCAATTACTTGAGTGAGTGGGACGAGGTCTTAATTCCTGATTTGCCCGGTATGGGTGCTAGTAAATTTATAGGGCATAAGCCTTGGCCCGTAGTCGCCGATTACGTGGAAGCAATTCGAGAGTTGTTAGTTGCTCTGGATTGGGATTGTTTTGATATTGCCGGGTATAGTTTTGGCGGCTTGGTGACGGCTGACTTGCTGGGTGATTTTACTATTGGGCATTGTTTTTTAATCGAGCCGGCGATGCTCTTTTCGGGTGATGCTGTTGAGCTACGGCAGCGTGGCGAGGAGTATATTCGCGTCGCGGAGCATATTGCTGAAGCGCCGGATGACAGTGTTCCTTTTTTTGAATTTCTAGATTTGGTATCACCTCACCGTTTAAAGCGCGGTCGCGCGGACGAAATTACAGTGCAGCGCTTGATGGGCGAGTCGCAGGGTTTTGCTCAGGCGTTGCATGCTGTTAGTGATGCTTTGTTGCGTGGTGCTGGTATTTTTACCCGTTGGATGCCTAAGGTTTCTGGCGCAAGCTTTGTTGGTGAGTTGAGCTATGCCTCCATGCATGGTCGTCATCGTTTGTTAGCCGAAAATGCGAATGACTGGACGTACTACGCAGTCCCCAATGCTGATCACAGCTTGGTGTTTATGAAGCCGCGCTGGATTGCACGGCATATGAATGAGAGAGCTAGCTCTGAAGGCGGCGTTGCAGACCAGCCAGCGCCATAA